The following proteins come from a genomic window of Macrobrachium nipponense isolate FS-2020 chromosome 32, ASM1510439v2, whole genome shotgun sequence:
- the LOC135207392 gene encoding GDP-D-glucose phosphorylase 1-like — translation MLNANRSKLRRRPEDFRKIQEPCDPKRFNFTKIKPQEVLVEMQYCETCIKDLQSEKCEHENCLHGSLIINAAPICFSHSLIVPYLDQLRPQVTEDEGLTLALHTVLLAQSSDFRVGFNSLTAYASVNHLHFHMYYLPHHLYLETAVSNMEQSDF, via the exons CTAAATGCAAATCGTTCAAAATTAAGGAGACGGCCAGAAGACTTTCGCAAAATTCAAGAGCCTTGTGACCCAAAGAGATTTAATTTTACCAAAATAAAGCCACAGGAAGTTTTAGTGGAGATGCAGTACTGTGAGACATGCATCAAG GATCTTCAGTCAGAAAAGTGTGAACATGAAAACTGTTTACATGGGAGCTTGATTATCAATGCAGCTCCGATTTGTTTCAGCCATAGCTTGATAGTACCTTATCTTGATCAGCTTCGGCCTCAGGTTACAGAGGATGAAGGGTTGACATTAGCTCTGCATACTGTTCTTTTGGCTCAGTCCTC AGACTTTCGTGTTGGTTTCAATTCTTTAACGGCATATGCATCTGTTAATCACCTTCACTTCCACATGTATTATTTGCCTCATCATCTCTATTTGGAAACTGCTGTGAGTAATATGGAACAGTCTGATTTTTAA